A genomic stretch from Shewanella woodyi ATCC 51908 includes:
- a CDS encoding type II secretion system F family protein has translation MTSAVFSAIFAFFAVAILVWSLKHLSAKFAQKYQETFTSSAKTNLFDMFLFIEPKQLFMLNMITLFSVPFIVRIFLGSWALGIIISIVLAFIPRFAYKFLHKRRRRKFVHQLPDALNMIASSMQSGANVSTAIEFMSEEMQAPIKQEFQLFQREQRLGVEFNTALDNMYKRIPEDEFQLVTAGMQISREVGGNLAEVLFRLSSTLRRKIEMEGKIDALTSQGKMQGIVMTMLPLFIGFVLYHMEPKSMGRILTEPMGWALMALIFIMLTSGYLSIRKIVAIDV, from the coding sequence ATGACTAGTGCCGTATTCTCCGCAATATTTGCTTTTTTTGCCGTAGCAATTTTGGTGTGGTCCCTTAAACACCTTTCTGCAAAGTTTGCCCAGAAGTATCAGGAGACCTTCACTTCATCGGCAAAAACGAACCTGTTCGATATGTTCCTTTTTATCGAACCTAAGCAGCTATTCATGCTCAACATGATCACCCTGTTCTCGGTTCCTTTTATTGTCAGAATATTTTTAGGATCTTGGGCTTTGGGGATCATTATCAGTATTGTACTGGCTTTCATTCCTAGGTTTGCATACAAATTCCTGCATAAACGCCGCCGACGTAAATTTGTCCATCAGCTTCCAGATGCCCTCAACATGATCGCCTCCTCTATGCAATCTGGTGCCAATGTCAGTACAGCTATCGAATTTATGTCTGAAGAGATGCAGGCTCCTATCAAGCAGGAGTTTCAGCTATTTCAAAGGGAGCAGAGATTGGGGGTCGAATTTAATACCGCCCTCGACAATATGTATAAACGTATCCCAGAAGATGAGTTTCAACTCGTCACCGCAGGTATGCAGATCTCACGGGAGGTAGGTGGAAACCTAGCCGAGGTGTTATTCAGACTCTCCTCAACCCTAAGAAGAAAGATAGAGATGGAGGGCAAGATAGATGCCCTCACCTCACAGGGAAAGATGCAGGGCATAGTGATGACCATGCTGCCACTCTTTATCGGCTTTGTACTCTACCATATGGAGCCTAAATCCATGGGTAGGATCCTCACCGAACCTATGGGCTGGGCCTTGATGGCACTGATCTTCATCATGCTGACAAGTGGTTATCTCTCCATTCGTAAAATCGTTGCAATTGATGTTTAG
- a CDS encoding ATPase, T2SS/T4P/T4SS family — MFNVIVSTTKGTKVGEFQCIHSHCKIGKDPEQLIVLRGFKVSKHHAILTQSDDGIYIRDNKSRTGLKVNDEKRDQYGPLSMTDKIQVGDYQIRVHSTDPQYQDAPQYEQAETKVTKEVTEELPPTKEADNAPEQEEKPVLSDKQLKQIATRNEWRRKVHSELLKLMDLRRVNVNEMSDVELRAQSESLINQIITSINLPKDIEVESLTKEVLDETIGLGPLEGLIDDPDVTEIMVNSHDQIFYEKAGNLYLSDIAFSDDQAVLGAIERIVTPIGRRIDESSPMVDARLKDGSRVNAVIPPLALKGPCITIRKFMQQRLSCDDLVKFGSMNQAMAGFLETAVNQKKNIIISGGTGSGKTTLLNVLSNFIPDNERIVTVEDAAELQLYQPNLVSLEARPPNQEGKGAIEIRDLVKNCLRMRPDRVVIGECRGGEALDMLQAMNTGHDGSLTTAHSNSPRDCISRLEVMVMMAGMDLPVSAIREQITSAVNIIVQQSRFSDGSRRITSICEITGLEGSIVQLSEIFKFEQTGFNSEGKVQGYYTATGTMPEFYEQLRKQGVKVRLDIFDKDKRDD; from the coding sequence ATGTTTAATGTCATCGTAAGCACGACTAAAGGCACCAAGGTGGGTGAGTTCCAGTGTATTCACTCCCACTGCAAAATTGGCAAAGATCCAGAGCAACTTATCGTATTAAGAGGCTTTAAAGTATCCAAACATCACGCAATTTTAACCCAGAGTGATGATGGAATTTATATCCGCGATAATAAAAGCCGCACCGGATTAAAAGTCAATGATGAGAAGCGGGACCAATATGGCCCGCTCTCTATGACAGATAAGATCCAAGTAGGTGATTATCAGATTCGCGTTCACAGCACAGATCCCCAATACCAAGATGCGCCTCAATATGAGCAGGCTGAAACCAAGGTCACCAAAGAAGTAACTGAGGAGCTTCCTCCAACAAAAGAGGCTGATAATGCTCCGGAACAGGAGGAGAAGCCAGTTCTCAGCGATAAGCAGCTTAAGCAGATCGCAACTCGAAACGAATGGCGCAGAAAGGTGCACTCAGAACTGCTTAAGTTGATGGACTTAAGGCGCGTCAATGTCAACGAGATGAGTGATGTGGAGCTAAGAGCCCAGAGTGAATCACTTATCAATCAGATCATCACCAGTATTAATCTACCAAAAGATATTGAGGTCGAGTCCCTCACCAAGGAGGTGTTGGATGAAACCATTGGACTTGGCCCACTAGAAGGCTTGATAGACGACCCCGACGTTACAGAGATAATGGTCAATAGTCATGATCAGATCTTCTATGAGAAAGCCGGTAATCTCTACCTCTCAGATATCGCTTTTTCAGATGATCAAGCTGTCTTAGGCGCAATTGAGCGTATCGTCACCCCAATCGGCAGACGTATCGATGAGAGCTCTCCTATGGTCGATGCGCGATTAAAAGATGGCTCTCGAGTAAATGCGGTTATTCCTCCCCTTGCCCTTAAAGGCCCCTGCATTACTATCCGGAAATTTATGCAGCAAAGGCTAAGCTGCGATGACTTAGTCAAATTTGGCTCTATGAATCAAGCCATGGCAGGGTTTCTTGAAACTGCCGTGAATCAGAAAAAGAACATCATCATCTCTGGCGGTACAGGCTCAGGTAAAACAACCCTGCTTAATGTGCTCTCAAACTTTATCCCCGACAATGAACGTATCGTCACCGTTGAGGATGCCGCTGAGCTTCAGCTCTACCAGCCCAACTTAGTTTCACTGGAAGCCCGTCCACCAAACCAAGAGGGGAAAGGCGCCATTGAGATTAGAGATTTAGTCAAAAACTGCCTCAGGATGCGCCCAGACCGTGTGGTCATTGGTGAGTGTCGTGGCGGTGAAGCTTTAGATATGTTGCAGGCGATGAATACAGGTCACGACGGCTCGCTAACAACCGCACACTCTAACTCACCACGGGACTGTATCTCACGTCTGGAGGTGATGGTGATGATGGCAGGGATGGATCTGCCCGTCTCCGCTATTCGCGAACAGATAACCTCAGCCGTCAATATCATAGTGCAGCAGTCACGCTTTTCTGATGGTTCCCGACGGATCACCAGCATCTGTGAAATCACAGGTTTAGAGGGCTCGATTGTCCAACTGTCAGAGATCTTTAAATTTGAACAAACTGGCTTCAATAGCGAAGGAAAGGTCCAAGGTTACTACACTGCCACAGGCACTATGCCTGAGTTTTATGAGCAGCTACGCAAGCAAGGTGTAAAAGTGAGACTGGATATCTTCGATAAGGATAAAAGAGATGACTAG
- a CDS encoding type II and III secretion system protein family protein gives MNSRKLIAIIWACIFIPLVSYAHNNTPLKLYMGAVELYNAKNVERIVVGNGKVLSAKVIDDKGVLLIAESPGNTDVQLWQKDGKLIKLSISVTPDNSLKTTDTIKKMLAAFPSIKVTENDGLIIVQGEADLSQKEQLETIIEADPNVVSLIKYLKFAKTMAPMIKMQVKIVEFNKSTLNNIGIKWESSMAGPAYGAAKAFSANPIFSVSSPGQYSETITSAITDSIGVLDTRGWNYFGIVTGIGSQIQLLSEKGDARMLAEPNLTTRSGESANFLAGGEFPIRSVSGLGAVDVEYKEYGIKLDIEPVVDDDLNIVSRVMAEVSSIDPSVAVDGIPGMLTRRTESVINVKNNETIVISGLVNSEMSKIVNKFPLLGDIPILGELFKSRDFKDNKSELVIFVTPTVVYPGEESHDKQLERGLEMAEETNKLEAFYILD, from the coding sequence ATGAACTCAAGAAAGTTAATCGCAATTATTTGGGCATGTATCTTCATCCCGCTTGTTAGCTACGCACATAATAACACCCCACTTAAGCTCTACATGGGGGCTGTAGAACTTTATAACGCCAAAAATGTTGAACGAATTGTAGTGGGTAACGGCAAAGTACTCAGTGCTAAAGTTATCGATGATAAAGGTGTTTTACTGATCGCTGAGTCTCCGGGAAATACCGACGTACAGCTGTGGCAAAAAGATGGCAAGCTGATCAAGCTGAGCATCTCTGTCACGCCAGATAACTCACTGAAAACCACTGATACCATAAAAAAGATGTTGGCGGCTTTCCCTTCGATTAAGGTCACAGAAAATGATGGCTTGATCATAGTTCAAGGTGAGGCAGACCTCTCCCAAAAGGAGCAGTTAGAGACAATAATAGAAGCCGACCCAAATGTGGTCTCCTTAATCAAATACCTTAAGTTTGCCAAGACTATGGCTCCCATGATTAAGATGCAGGTTAAGATTGTTGAGTTTAATAAATCAACCCTGAATAACATAGGTATCAAATGGGAATCATCCATGGCTGGGCCTGCATATGGCGCGGCTAAAGCTTTCTCCGCTAATCCCATCTTCAGCGTATCCTCACCGGGGCAGTATTCAGAAACAATAACGAGTGCAATCACCGATAGCATTGGCGTCTTAGATACCCGAGGGTGGAACTATTTCGGCATAGTGACCGGCATAGGCTCGCAGATACAGCTGCTATCAGAAAAGGGCGATGCCCGCATGCTGGCTGAACCCAACCTCACCACTCGCAGTGGTGAATCGGCTAACTTTCTCGCCGGTGGTGAATTCCCTATTCGCAGTGTCAGCGGCCTTGGCGCAGTTGATGTTGAGTACAAAGAGTACGGCATCAAGCTCGATATCGAGCCTGTAGTCGATGACGATCTCAATATTGTCAGTAGAGTGATGGCCGAAGTTAGCTCTATCGACCCTTCAGTCGCTGTCGACGGTATCCCAGGTATGCTCACTAGGCGCACTGAGTCTGTCATCAACGTTAAGAATAATGAAACCATCGTTATCTCGGGATTAGTTAACAGTGAGATGTCAAAAATCGTCAACAAGTTCCCTCTGCTAGGTGATATCCCCATTTTAGGTGAACTGTTTAAGTCCAGAGACTTTAAGGATAACAAGAGTGAGCTGGTTATCTTTGTCACCCCAACTGTCGTATACCCAGGTGAGGAGAGCCACGATAAGCAGCTAGAGCGCGGGTTAGAGATGGCTGAAGAAACCAATAAGCTTGAAGCTTTTTATATTCTGGATTAG
- the cpaB gene encoding Flp pilus assembly protein CpaB: MQIKSFDFNWVLLIIAIVLGSIAAWATKNYFITKEQELIAELSKDNIKMAQVVVATQELRKGDIISEANMSVRKIQADTLPLDAIHPKDFNQIVGQMLLEPMSPGRPLMGTYLPGHKAEQFSDILKEGQRAVTINIDELNSTAGMLVPSDHIDLLLSFDEESGDIERKKLQLLLENVTVLATGRQSVDVNPELADTLYDNPNAYNTVTLALSVHDAARVTLAKEKGKFVTFLRNQTESLALDFISLHEQQLFGQADDLLNQEVEMIVGGSGMKTTVQAYPLPESVLEQLSQYKNKTAL, translated from the coding sequence ATGCAGATCAAATCATTCGACTTCAACTGGGTACTACTCATCATAGCCATAGTGTTAGGTAGTATTGCAGCTTGGGCGACCAAAAATTACTTCATCACGAAAGAGCAAGAGCTCATCGCAGAGCTATCAAAAGATAATATAAAGATGGCCCAAGTTGTCGTTGCGACACAGGAGCTAAGAAAAGGCGACATTATCTCAGAAGCCAATATGTCTGTTAGAAAGATCCAAGCGGACACCCTACCTTTAGATGCCATTCACCCTAAAGATTTTAATCAGATAGTCGGTCAGATGTTGCTTGAGCCTATGTCTCCTGGCCGCCCATTAATGGGCACCTACTTGCCTGGGCATAAAGCCGAGCAGTTTTCAGATATTTTAAAAGAGGGCCAACGAGCGGTAACCATCAATATTGATGAACTCAACTCAACAGCAGGCATGTTAGTACCATCGGATCATATCGATCTACTGCTCTCATTTGACGAGGAATCTGGCGACATTGAACGCAAAAAACTTCAACTGCTTCTTGAGAATGTCACAGTTCTAGCCACAGGAAGACAAAGTGTTGATGTTAATCCTGAACTAGCTGACACCCTATACGACAATCCAAACGCCTATAACACAGTCACACTGGCTTTATCTGTTCACGATGCAGCTAGAGTCACTCTTGCGAAAGAGAAAGGCAAATTCGTGACCTTTTTACGCAATCAGACTGAAAGTCTGGCTCTCGATTTTATCTCACTTCATGAACAACAACTTTTCGGACAAGCTGATGATCTTTTAAATCAGGAGGTCGAGATGATTGTTGGTGGCAGTGGTATGAAAACCACAGTACAAGCCTACCCACTTCCAGAATCAGTACTTGAACAACTTAGCCAATATAAGAATAAGACAGCACTATGA
- a CDS encoding Tad domain-containing protein, producing MLTRHKGQAMVLSLILMSFALMVVLFSFNASQLNLNGTKLQNTADNTAYSVATIAARDFNFKAYTNRASVANQVAVAQMVGLSSWFNMTDKFAENACNFLCWVPYLGQALSGIKSAVGAINTVAQPVFEALIYAENAMLYALTTSQQIIHYAGLLSSFNTAGKIVKANDPNARLDLLQNPQMLGDIKDHWIDFQKRHTRGSHRNKSKQFKDFITVTMNSRDPFAKKRSYKLGFPWSLSFFPIRWRTYKTGGSELISNNDRDSSKAETWTSMDTISFHLSKFRCSWSGCRWRGYRETPLGWGGTRSDNRADIRRIGNRNYWGSSRRTNGTAARYAGYDQETRGWYSGIQPFYGLSERGNNRSSGRNIAVVVSKPQNSVRTTSTVTAGEEHTNPATNEEMLGDRMTALSAAQVYYSRPHDLMARTSSWSRADGRHEYGNLYNPYWQTRLSDSTNTERSAVLAITRFL from the coding sequence ATGCTGACACGACACAAGGGACAGGCGATGGTTCTGTCCTTAATTCTTATGTCTTTTGCACTTATGGTAGTGCTTTTTAGTTTTAATGCATCACAGCTAAATTTAAACGGCACTAAGTTACAAAATACAGCAGATAATACCGCCTACAGTGTGGCAACCATCGCCGCCCGCGACTTTAATTTTAAGGCATACACCAACAGAGCATCTGTTGCCAATCAGGTTGCAGTCGCCCAGATGGTTGGACTCTCGTCTTGGTTTAATATGACCGACAAATTTGCCGAAAATGCCTGTAATTTCCTCTGCTGGGTTCCCTATCTAGGACAAGCACTTTCTGGGATTAAAAGTGCTGTCGGTGCGATTAACACAGTCGCTCAACCTGTTTTCGAAGCACTAATTTATGCTGAAAACGCCATGTTATATGCCCTCACAACCTCTCAGCAGATCATCCACTATGCAGGACTTCTTAGCTCATTTAATACCGCTGGAAAGATAGTAAAGGCAAATGACCCCAATGCTAGATTAGATCTTCTTCAGAATCCTCAAATGTTAGGGGATATAAAAGATCATTGGATTGATTTCCAAAAACGCCATACCCGTGGCTCCCACAGAAACAAGTCGAAGCAATTTAAAGATTTCATCACGGTAACCATGAACTCTCGTGATCCCTTCGCGAAAAAACGCAGCTATAAATTGGGGTTTCCTTGGTCGCTTAGTTTTTTCCCAATCCGTTGGAGAACCTATAAAACAGGCGGCAGTGAGCTGATCTCAAACAATGATAGAGACAGTAGCAAAGCGGAAACTTGGACCTCAATGGATACCATCAGTTTTCACCTCTCAAAGTTTCGCTGTAGCTGGTCAGGTTGTCGCTGGAGAGGTTATAGAGAGACCCCATTAGGTTGGGGAGGCACGCGCTCAGATAACAGAGCCGATATCCGAAGAATAGGGAATAGAAATTACTGGGGGTCAAGCCGGCGTACCAATGGAACCGCGGCAAGGTATGCAGGTTACGATCAGGAAACCCGTGGCTGGTACAGTGGTATCCAACCTTTCTATGGCCTATCTGAGAGAGGAAATAACAGAAGTAGCGGACGGAATATCGCCGTTGTTGTTTCCAAGCCTCAAAACAGTGTGCGCACAACAAGCACTGTGACGGCAGGTGAAGAGCACACAAACCCCGCCACCAATGAGGAGATGCTAGGTGACAGAATGACCGCCCTTTCTGCAGCGCAGGTCTACTACTCACGACCACACGACTTGATGGCCCGGACCTCATCTTGGAGTCGAGCCGATGGCCGCCATGAGTATGGCAATCTCTACAATCCTTACTGGCAAACCCGGCTATCCGATTCTACAAACACTGAACGCAGTGCCGTCTTAGCAATAACTAGGTTTTTGTAA
- a CDS encoding Flp family type IVb pilin produces MTKFKSLGQGMTEYIIIVALIAVSAIGVYSFFGQTVRNQVSGLSSEVSGQDSQGQITAAQQSSASATGVADQDYNLGNYNEGANGASGGGGGTGVD; encoded by the coding sequence ATGACCAAATTTAAAAGTCTCGGTCAGGGAATGACTGAATATATCATCATAGTTGCGCTTATTGCTGTGTCAGCCATCGGCGTATATAGCTTCTTTGGCCAGACCGTACGCAATCAAGTCTCCGGACTCTCCTCTGAGGTATCAGGTCAAGACTCCCAAGGTCAAATCACTGCAGCCCAGCAATCCTCAGCGAGTGCAACAGGTGTTGCCGATCAAGATTACAACTTAGGTAACTATAACGAAGGTGCCAATGGGGCAAGCGGTGGAGGTGGCGGTACAGGTGTCGATTGA
- a CDS encoding Flp family type IVb pilin, protein MLKNKQRGQGMTEYIIIVALIAVSAIGVYSFFGQTIRNQVAGLSSEMSGQNANAQITAAQGSAADATTNADEDYNLGNYNEGADQGN, encoded by the coding sequence ATGTTAAAAAACAAACAACGCGGTCAAGGCATGACTGAATATATTATCATTGTAGCCCTGATTGCCGTTTCTGCAATTGGCGTATACAGCTTTTTTGGTCAAACAATCCGAAATCAAGTTGCAGGCCTATCGTCTGAAATGTCTGGTCAAAATGCAAATGCTCAAATCACTGCTGCTCAAGGCTCCGCTGCTGATGCAACAACTAATGCCGATGAAGATTACAACCTCGGCAATTACAATGAAGGTGCAGATCAAGGCAACTAA
- a CDS encoding response regulator transcription factor, which yields MFDGEIFTPKLTENNLLLLKSTAGFLNLKVNQSKNLVNAWSNCQEKQKILLHFMSSVSNDIQNIEKSLLSDGFHIAICNKLSIDDEVSLIKLGFRASVSSDAPAHLLLETISKILKGNLYFSNEALSKFILNYQKQTLSEGQVLLITSTTKKEKEVLSLVCNGFSNEQVAHQLNVSINTIKMHMQNIYKKTNIRNRSHLLLAYNQGMEIN from the coding sequence ATGTTTGATGGCGAAATTTTTACTCCAAAACTCACAGAAAACAACTTACTTTTATTGAAAAGTACGGCAGGTTTTTTAAACCTAAAAGTAAATCAAAGTAAGAATCTTGTGAACGCATGGAGTAATTGCCAAGAGAAGCAAAAAATCTTATTGCACTTTATGAGCTCTGTTTCTAATGATATTCAAAATATTGAAAAGAGCCTGCTTTCCGATGGTTTTCATATTGCCATCTGTAACAAGCTATCAATTGATGATGAAGTTTCCCTTATAAAACTTGGCTTTAGAGCATCTGTCTCATCTGATGCTCCAGCTCACCTTTTATTGGAAACAATATCTAAGATCCTTAAAGGTAACCTTTACTTTAGCAATGAAGCTCTCTCTAAATTCATTTTAAACTATCAAAAACAAACTCTGTCAGAAGGACAGGTCTTATTAATCACCTCAACAACTAAAAAAGAGAAAGAGGTATTATCCCTAGTTTGCAATGGTTTTAGTAATGAGCAGGTCGCCCATCAATTAAATGTTTCGATTAACACAATAAAAATGCATATGCAAAATATTTACAAAAAGACCAACATAAGAAACCGTAGTCATTTATTACTAGCCTATAACCAAGGAATGGAGATTAATTAA
- a CDS encoding M16 family metallopeptidase, translating into MKQSTLILSKANALICSLLLTISLSACQQTKLVFTDTKEPVISDFKGLNGAPQVNLGQIDDNVWKVNELTKSVALHQYPPSRSKLTYLSLVLVNPKHPFNNIDLISSALYQRAYTLAATSKLSCIESFRVQAGMHSIALQLACPEIEAVQALTLLMGSWQTDAFDSIDLDTVRRQLKLNKHINAYSGGEIDKVWAKKILGQHHPYNLNLHNAALQNELSPKELIEQQQALLAGSSWHLLVSSNTNDMVAELAKMLTLNLPTTSVNKERKVSADLAYRKPLQEVFTQNPQKQLYIIDAPGAIQTQVRVGYRLPIVDDELTNTTPSLDESDPLSCQLLASWLGRSFSGRLYYDLREKRGLTYGIYGRCFDNPQARTLKFYGSTQRQHTGAFISGILDHLALASESELKAAELSALKIHEKSKYLLASQSINAAFSRYIKQLSQGRQNTDLSQEKTVNQLSAKTVQNMAQTIFSTPPTILIRGDVDLIIKDLEDKLPEWTINQIKP; encoded by the coding sequence ATGAAGCAAAGCACTTTGATATTGTCCAAGGCCAATGCACTCATCTGCAGCTTACTGTTAACAATTAGCCTGTCAGCTTGCCAACAGACCAAGTTAGTATTCACTGACACCAAAGAGCCTGTTATATCTGATTTCAAAGGGCTTAATGGTGCCCCCCAAGTCAACTTAGGTCAGATAGATGATAACGTATGGAAGGTGAATGAGCTCACTAAGAGTGTCGCCCTACATCAGTACCCGCCGAGTCGATCAAAATTAACCTACCTCAGTTTGGTACTTGTTAATCCCAAGCACCCATTTAACAATATTGATCTGATCAGCAGCGCCCTCTATCAGAGAGCTTACACCCTAGCTGCGACATCAAAACTCTCCTGTATCGAGAGCTTTCGAGTGCAAGCTGGCATGCACAGCATCGCCTTACAACTGGCCTGCCCAGAAATAGAAGCAGTTCAGGCCCTGACACTATTGATGGGCAGCTGGCAAACGGACGCCTTCGATTCAATCGATCTCGATACCGTTCGTCGGCAATTAAAACTCAATAAACATATCAATGCCTATAGTGGCGGTGAGATAGACAAGGTATGGGCAAAAAAAATACTCGGCCAGCACCACCCCTATAATCTAAATTTACATAATGCTGCCCTTCAAAATGAGCTCAGCCCAAAAGAGCTAATTGAGCAGCAACAAGCGCTATTAGCAGGCTCCAGCTGGCATCTACTTGTTTCATCAAATACAAACGACATGGTGGCCGAATTAGCTAAGATGCTAACTCTGAACCTACCGACCACCAGCGTTAATAAAGAGCGGAAGGTCAGTGCCGACCTCGCCTATCGCAAACCGCTACAGGAGGTCTTTACTCAAAACCCGCAAAAGCAGCTCTACATCATAGATGCTCCTGGTGCCATCCAAACTCAAGTGAGAGTGGGGTATCGTTTACCCATAGTCGATGATGAGTTAACGAACACCACTCCCTCTCTAGATGAGAGCGATCCCCTTAGCTGCCAACTGTTGGCAAGCTGGCTAGGGCGGAGCTTTTCCGGCAGGCTCTATTATGATTTAAGGGAGAAGCGAGGCCTTACCTATGGCATATATGGTAGGTGTTTCGATAACCCTCAAGCGCGTACGCTTAAATTTTATGGCAGCACGCAAAGACAACATACTGGCGCCTTTATCTCAGGTATTCTCGATCACTTAGCGCTCGCCAGTGAGTCAGAGCTAAAAGCCGCTGAACTATCCGCTCTTAAGATACATGAAAAGAGCAAATATCTTTTGGCATCACAATCCATCAATGCAGCATTTTCTCGCTATATAAAACAGCTTTCTCAGGGAAGACAGAACACTGATTTATCACAAGAGAAAACAGTAAATCAACTCAGCGCCAAAACTGTGCAGAATATGGCTCAAACTATTTTCTCTACCCCTCCAACTATATTAATACGTGGGGATGTCGATCTTATAATTAAGGACCTAGAAGACAAGTTACCCGAGTGGACAATTAATCAAATAAAACCATAA
- a CDS encoding M16 family metallopeptidase has product MNNLWRWSLPLNKYLLFGLTALLSNQSHGHELAQMAAPLYSLEQTISYRELDNGLQLRLLPIPSSRSVSIATQFSIGSRDEIVGQTGYAHLFEHMLFKGSENAPGDSYAQTMSALSGQFNASTFFDFTNYYLTLPSEALELALWLEADRFIRPNLTPETVKNQQATVLEEMATTIDNQAYVRDAMEFLLTQAKGTPYGHSVIGSKEDVSKATVKQLTLFHQHHYRPDAAQISIVGGYTQETNSWIDSAFGQWQPLSQPPEKTAADSQAAIKLENRYVHGEIIDDRGPWPALLLAWHTVGQQDKDAEAVTLLEAYLFQNRASLIKQSGLTDPEQLLTYSIPLSMELMGVSNLVVVPRARASLDQLTKNVQQMISNIAKQGIDSASLEQLKANWLNQSLRRLDQPSRLARHLSATQARDKLVPLTGPWERINAVTNEQIQAVANTYFNQGYVRLDLLPPWYIRWTKALLEFLPESVSNSLEESVL; this is encoded by the coding sequence ATGAATAACCTATGGCGATGGAGTCTTCCCCTGAACAAGTACCTCCTATTTGGCTTAACTGCACTGCTCTCAAACCAGAGCCATGGACACGAGTTAGCGCAGATGGCAGCTCCTCTTTATTCCCTAGAGCAGACTATCTCCTACCGAGAACTGGATAACGGTCTCCAGCTTAGGCTACTGCCTATCCCATCTAGTCGCAGTGTTTCCATTGCCACCCAATTTAGTATCGGATCCAGAGATGAGATAGTTGGACAAACTGGCTACGCTCACCTGTTTGAACATATGCTCTTTAAGGGCAGTGAAAATGCTCCCGGCGACAGCTATGCTCAGACCATGAGCGCCCTCAGTGGGCAGTTTAACGCCTCAACCTTCTTCGATTTTACTAACTACTATCTCACCCTCCCATCGGAAGCCTTGGAGCTTGCTCTTTGGCTCGAAGCCGACCGTTTTATTCGCCCAAACCTGACACCTGAAACCGTTAAAAATCAGCAGGCTACAGTATTGGAGGAGATGGCGACCACCATAGATAATCAAGCTTATGTGCGTGATGCTATGGAGTTTCTACTGACACAGGCTAAGGGAACACCTTATGGCCATTCGGTTATCGGCAGTAAAGAGGATGTAAGCAAGGCAACGGTCAAGCAGCTCACTCTTTTTCATCAACATCATTACCGCCCCGATGCCGCGCAGATAAGCATAGTCGGCGGTTACACGCAGGAGACAAATAGCTGGATAGACAGTGCATTTGGGCAGTGGCAGCCTCTCTCCCAGCCCCCAGAAAAAACAGCAGCAGACTCACAAGCTGCAATAAAACTTGAAAACCGATACGTCCACGGTGAGATCATCGACGATCGTGGTCCTTGGCCCGCCCTTTTACTCGCTTGGCACACTGTAGGGCAACAAGACAAAGACGCAGAAGCAGTTACACTACTGGAGGCTTACCTGTTTCAAAATCGCGCCAGCTTAATTAAACAAAGCGGCCTGACAGATCCAGAGCAACTACTCACATACTCTATTCCTCTCTCTATGGAGCTAATGGGGGTGAGCAATCTAGTGGTGGTTCCCAGAGCCAGAGCTTCGCTCGATCAACTAACAAAAAATGTGCAGCAGATGATCAGTAATATTGCCAAACAGGGCATAGATAGCGCATCACTTGAACAGCTAAAAGCCAACTGGCTTAACCAAAGCCTTCGACGACTTGATCAACCATCTAGACTCGCCCGTCATCTTTCTGCCACCCAAGCAAGGGATAAACTAGTTCCATTAACAGGCCCATGGGAGCGAATTAATGCAGTCACAAATGAGCAGATACAAGCAGTGGCAAACACTTACTTTAACCAAGGTTACGTCAGACTCGATCTTCTGCCTCCTTGGTATATAAGATGGACAAAAGCCCTGCTTGAGTTTTTACCAGAAAGCGTGAGTAACAGTCTTGAGGAGAGTGTTTTATGA